In one Sphingomonas sp. S1-29 genomic region, the following are encoded:
- a CDS encoding efflux transporter outer membrane subunit encodes MIRLIGCGAIAVAMAGCAAPDLGPRPELATPDTYAARTSLAATRSAAAWPAAGWWRGYGDAQLNALIDEALAGSPDIAIAAARVRSAQGVLQQAGAAGLPRLDAEGAAGLNKQSYNNGIPAEFVPKGWNDTGRLALNFGLDLDLFGRNRAALAAATSDAEATRLEGEQAALSLATDIAARYADLARLYAERDVLERALAVRSSTERLVGDRVAIGLDTQAELKQARSAVPASRVDLAANAEQIALTKNMIAALVGAGPDRALAITRPETPVLAPELPADAAIALIGRRPDIAAARARAEAAASRIDVARADFYPNISLSGLIGLQSLGLDSLFKGGSSIGNVGPAISLPIFRGGALQGQYRQARGQYDEAVATYDRAVIGALREVADAVTSRRQVAEQLRDAQASLADAEGAYTVAQLRFRGGLSSFLNVLSAEQAVLTARRSLADIDARRFALDVQLVRALGGGFQPSIQTSETR; translated from the coding sequence ATGATTCGGCTTATCGGCTGCGGGGCGATCGCAGTGGCAATGGCAGGCTGCGCCGCGCCCGATCTGGGGCCGCGTCCCGAGCTTGCCACCCCCGACACCTATGCCGCGCGTACCAGCCTGGCGGCGACCCGCAGCGCCGCGGCCTGGCCGGCGGCGGGGTGGTGGCGTGGCTATGGCGATGCGCAGTTGAACGCGCTGATCGACGAGGCGCTGGCGGGATCGCCCGACATCGCGATCGCCGCCGCGCGGGTGCGCAGCGCGCAAGGCGTGCTGCAGCAGGCGGGCGCTGCTGGGCTGCCGAGGCTCGACGCCGAGGGCGCGGCGGGGCTCAACAAGCAGAGCTACAATAACGGCATCCCGGCTGAATTCGTGCCCAAGGGGTGGAACGACACCGGCCGGCTGGCGCTCAACTTCGGGCTCGATCTCGACCTGTTCGGGCGCAACCGCGCGGCGCTGGCGGCGGCGACGTCGGATGCCGAAGCCACACGGCTCGAGGGCGAGCAGGCGGCGCTGTCGCTCGCGACCGATATCGCCGCGCGCTATGCCGACCTTGCGCGGCTCTATGCCGAGCGCGACGTGCTCGAACGCGCGCTTGCGGTGCGCAGTTCGACCGAGCGGCTGGTGGGCGACCGGGTCGCGATCGGGCTCGATACCCAGGCCGAATTGAAGCAGGCGCGATCGGCGGTGCCGGCGTCGCGCGTCGATCTTGCCGCCAACGCCGAACAGATCGCGCTCACTAAGAACATGATCGCCGCGCTGGTCGGCGCCGGGCCCGATCGCGCGCTGGCGATCACCCGTCCCGAAACCCCTGTGCTCGCGCCCGAGCTGCCCGCCGACGCCGCGATCGCGCTGATCGGCCGCCGCCCCGACATCGCCGCCGCGCGCGCCCGCGCCGAAGCCGCCGCCAGCCGGATCGACGTCGCGCGCGCCGATTTCTACCCCAATATCAGCCTGTCGGGGCTGATCGGTTTGCAGTCGCTCGGGCTCGACAGCCTGTTCAAGGGCGGGTCGAGCATCGGCAATGTCGGCCCCGCGATCAGCCTGCCGATCTTTCGCGGTGGCGCGCTGCAGGGCCAGTATCGCCAGGCGCGCGGCCAATATGACGAAGCCGTCGCGACCTATGACCGCGCGGTGATCGGCGCGCTGCGCGAGGTCGCCGATGCGGTGACCAGCCGGCGGCAAGTGGCCGAGCAATTGCGCGATGCGCAGGCGTCGCTCGCCGATGCTGAGGGCGCCTATACCGTCGCGCAGCTGCGCTTCCGCGGCGGGCTGTCGAGCTTCCTCAACGTGCTGAGCGCCGAGCAGGCGGTGCTGACCGCAAGGCGTAGCCTGGCCGACATCGATGCGCGCCGGTTCGCGCTCGATGTGCAGTTGGTGCGCGCGCTCGGCGGCGGCTTTCAACCTTCTATCCAGACCAGCGAGACACGATGA
- a CDS encoding HlyD family efflux transporter periplasmic adaptor subunit, translating to MMDMPSPESSQAQTGEIPVDRSNPGKRKRLLLIFAAVLVVIAAAYFLYDMLVLSKRVSTDNAYVAAETAQVMPLVAGQVIDVAVSDTQTVKRGQVLMRLDDADLQIAVAQAEAELAGAERRYAQTAATGDALAAQANARGADIGSARAQLALAQGNLERAQIDYQRREQLISAGAVSGDEVTAATNALRTAQANVAIARAGIAQATATRASALEDRAANIALTRGTTQATAPEVLAARAKLRQAKLDLSRTVVRAPIDGVVSQRNVQIGQRLAPGTAAMAIVPVDKLYVDANYKEGQLQNVRVGQRATLTSDLHGDDVVYHGRVVGLAGGTGSSSALIPAQNATGNWIKVVQRLPVRIALDPKELRAHPLRVGLSMEAEIDIGGDR from the coding sequence ATGATGGACATGCCATCCCCCGAGAGCAGCCAGGCGCAGACGGGCGAAATCCCGGTCGACCGTTCGAACCCGGGCAAGCGCAAGCGGCTGTTGCTGATCTTCGCCGCGGTGCTGGTGGTGATCGCCGCTGCCTATTTCCTCTATGACATGCTGGTGCTGTCGAAGCGGGTGTCGACCGACAATGCCTATGTCGCCGCCGAAACCGCGCAGGTCATGCCGCTGGTCGCGGGGCAGGTGATCGACGTCGCGGTGAGCGATACCCAGACCGTGAAACGCGGGCAGGTGCTGATGCGGCTCGACGATGCCGATCTGCAGATCGCGGTTGCGCAGGCCGAGGCCGAGCTTGCCGGCGCCGAGCGCCGCTATGCCCAGACCGCGGCGACGGGCGATGCGCTGGCGGCACAGGCCAATGCGCGCGGTGCCGATATCGGCAGCGCGCGGGCGCAGCTGGCGCTGGCGCAGGGCAATCTCGAGCGCGCGCAGATCGATTATCAGCGGCGCGAGCAGCTGATCTCGGCGGGTGCGGTGTCGGGCGACGAAGTGACCGCGGCCACTAACGCACTGCGGACCGCGCAGGCCAATGTCGCGATCGCGCGCGCCGGCATCGCGCAGGCGACCGCGACCCGCGCCTCGGCGCTCGAGGATCGCGCCGCCAATATCGCACTGACGCGCGGCACGACGCAGGCGACCGCGCCCGAAGTGCTCGCCGCGCGCGCCAAGCTGCGCCAGGCCAAGCTCGACCTTTCGCGCACCGTCGTCCGCGCGCCGATCGACGGCGTGGTCTCGCAGCGCAACGTCCAGATCGGCCAGCGGCTCGCGCCGGGCACCGCGGCGATGGCGATCGTCCCGGTCGACAAGCTATATGTCGATGCCAATTACAAGGAGGGCCAGCTGCAGAATGTCCGCGTCGGCCAGCGCGCGACGCTGACGTCGGACCTGCATGGCGACGACGTGGTCTATCACGGCCGCGTCGTTGGGCTGGCCGGTGGCACCGGATCGTCGTCGGCGCTGATCCCGGCGCAGAACGCAACGGGCAATTGGATCAAGGTGGTCCAGCGGTTGCCGGTACGGATCGCGCTCGACCCCAAAGAGCTGCGCGCGCACCCGTTGCGCGTCGGGCTGTCGATGGAGGCCGAGATCGACATCGGCGGCGATCGCTAG
- a CDS encoding DHA2 family efflux MFS transporter permease subunit — MAQDQSAPPLTGTRLLLAGFVLALTNFMVVLDTTIANVSVPHISGGLGVSPTQGTWVVTSYSVAEAICVPLTGWLVRRFGTIKLFLAAMIGFAVFSALCGLASSLTGMVAFRIGQGFCGGPLMPLTQTLLIMIFPPKQRAAAMGVWAMTTVTAPILGPILGGTISDSWSWPWIFYINLPIAIFCIVGVFVLLRQSETKTEIVPIDKTGLVLMIVWIAALQLMLDLGREHDWLGSSFIVGCAVIAAIGFVTFLIWELTAGNPIVDLRVFRHRGFSVAVTALAFSFGTFFASVVIIPQWLQSTMGYTATDAGHITAFNGVLAIVFSPIVAKLSNKVDPRALVCFGIFWLGLTSILRTFWFSSADFWILALPQLVQGIGMPFFFIPLTIIALGAVNPDETASAAGVMSFLRTLAAAIGTSIGSTLWLNGAQQNRAELTNVLNNGDQVIASAVQHGMTAEQGRGLIERLVDQESFALATNHLFALAALIFFVSAAIIWLAPRPARPVDPSAAH, encoded by the coding sequence ATGGCGCAAGACCAGTCGGCGCCGCCGCTCACCGGCACGCGCCTGTTGCTCGCTGGCTTCGTGCTGGCGCTGACCAACTTCATGGTCGTGCTCGACACGACGATCGCCAACGTGTCGGTGCCGCACATCTCGGGCGGGCTCGGCGTGTCGCCGACGCAGGGGACGTGGGTGGTCACCTCCTATTCGGTGGCCGAGGCGATCTGCGTGCCGTTGACCGGCTGGCTGGTGCGGCGCTTCGGCACGATCAAATTGTTCCTGGCGGCGATGATCGGCTTTGCCGTGTTCTCGGCGCTGTGCGGGCTTGCATCGTCGCTGACGGGCATGGTCGCGTTCCGCATCGGTCAGGGGTTCTGCGGCGGGCCGCTGATGCCGCTGACGCAGACGCTGCTGATCATGATCTTTCCCCCCAAGCAGCGCGCCGCGGCGATGGGCGTGTGGGCGATGACGACGGTGACCGCGCCGATCCTGGGGCCGATCCTGGGCGGGACGATCAGCGACAGCTGGTCGTGGCCGTGGATCTTCTACATCAACCTGCCGATCGCGATCTTCTGCATCGTCGGGGTGTTCGTGCTGCTGCGCCAATCGGAGACCAAGACCGAGATCGTGCCGATCGACAAGACCGGGCTGGTGCTGATGATCGTGTGGATCGCCGCGCTGCAGCTGATGCTCGACCTGGGGCGCGAGCATGACTGGCTGGGGTCGAGCTTCATCGTCGGGTGCGCGGTCATCGCCGCGATCGGCTTCGTCACCTTCCTGATCTGGGAGCTGACCGCAGGCAATCCGATCGTCGACCTGCGCGTGTTCCGGCATCGCGGGTTCAGCGTCGCGGTGACCGCGCTCGCCTTCAGCTTCGGCACCTTCTTCGCCTCGGTCGTGATCATCCCGCAATGGTTGCAATCAACGATGGGCTATACCGCCACCGATGCGGGGCACATCACCGCGTTCAACGGGGTGCTGGCGATCGTCTTCTCGCCGATCGTCGCCAAGCTGAGCAACAAGGTCGATCCGCGCGCGCTGGTGTGTTTCGGCATCTTCTGGCTGGGGCTGACCTCGATCCTGCGGACCTTCTGGTTCAGCAGCGCCGATTTCTGGATCCTGGCCTTGCCGCAGCTGGTGCAGGGGATAGGCATGCCGTTCTTCTTCATCCCGCTGACGATCATCGCGCTGGGCGCGGTGAACCCCGACGAGACCGCGTCGGCGGCGGGGGTGATGAGCTTCCTGCGCACGCTGGCGGCGGCGATCGGCACCTCGATCGGCAGCACCTTGTGGCTGAACGGCGCGCAGCAGAACCGCGCCGAACTAACCAACGTCCTCAACAATGGCGACCAGGTGATCGCGAGCGCGGTGCAGCACGGGATGACCGCCGAGCAGGGGCGCGGGCTGATCGAGCGGCTGGTCGACCAGGAGAGCTTTGCGCTGGCGACCAACCATCTGTTCGCGCTGGCGGCGCTGATCTTCTTCGTCTCGGCAGCGATCATCTGGCTCGCACCGCGCCCGGCGCGACCGGTGGATCCCTCGGCAGCGCATTGA
- a CDS encoding metal-sensitive transcriptional regulator — MTNANIGTINRLRRVEGQVRGIAQMVADERYCIDILHQLQAVKSALAKVESQILKDHAASCVTAAIASGDVDDQHAKFNELIDLFERVKR; from the coding sequence TTGACGAACGCCAACATCGGGACGATCAACCGGCTGCGACGGGTCGAAGGCCAGGTGCGTGGGATCGCGCAAATGGTCGCCGACGAACGCTATTGCATCGACATCCTTCACCAGCTCCAGGCAGTGAAATCGGCGCTCGCGAAGGTCGAGAGCCAGATTCTGAAGGATCACGCAGCGAGCTGCGTCACCGCAGCGATCGCGTCGGGCGACGTCGACGACCAGCACGCGAAGTTCAACGAATTGATCGACCTGTTCGAGAGGGTGAAGCGATGA
- a CDS encoding glutaredoxin, with amino-acid sequence MTAAKTATLYRMVTDQHVCPYGIKSKYLLERAGYAVDDQWLTTREQTDAFKQEHGVKTTPQTFVAGRRIGGHDDLRRFLGKSVPDPDATSYTPVIAIFAMAALMAIAGSWASTGMLLTVRTGEWFIALAMCILAIQKLQDVDRFATMFLGYDLLAKRWLPYAYLYPFAEGLAGVLMLGRALDWVSIPVALFIGSVGAVSVFYAVYVEKRDIKCACVGGSSKVPLGFVSLTENVMMVAMAIWMLLHPM; translated from the coding sequence ATGACCGCCGCCAAGACCGCCACGCTGTATCGCATGGTGACCGACCAACATGTCTGTCCCTATGGCATCAAGAGCAAATACCTGCTCGAGCGCGCCGGGTACGCGGTCGACGACCAATGGCTCACGACGCGCGAGCAGACCGATGCGTTCAAGCAGGAACATGGCGTGAAGACCACGCCGCAGACGTTTGTCGCGGGCAGGCGGATCGGCGGCCATGACGATCTGCGCCGGTTCCTGGGTAAATCGGTGCCCGATCCCGACGCTACCAGCTACACCCCGGTGATCGCGATCTTCGCGATGGCGGCGCTGATGGCGATCGCGGGAAGCTGGGCGTCGACTGGCATGCTGCTGACGGTTCGCACCGGCGAATGGTTCATTGCGCTGGCGATGTGCATCCTGGCGATCCAGAAGCTGCAGGATGTCGATCGCTTCGCGACGATGTTCCTGGGCTATGACCTGCTGGCGAAGCGATGGTTGCCCTATGCCTATCTCTATCCCTTTGCCGAGGGATTGGCAGGCGTGCTGATGCTCGGCCGCGCGCTCGACTGGGTGTCGATCCCGGTGGCGTTGTTCATCGGCAGCGTCGGTGCGGTGTCGGTGTTCTACGCGGTCTATGTCGAGAAGCGCGACATCAAATGCGCGTGCGTCGGCGGCAGTTCGAAGGTGCCGCTGGGCTTCGTGTCGCTGACCGAAAATGTGATGATGGTGGCGATGGCGATCTGGATGCTGCTCCACCCCATGTGA
- the mgrA gene encoding L-glyceraldehyde 3-phosphate reductase has protein sequence MPFPAPYAADPARYDAGMPYRRTGRSGLKLPAISLGLWQNFGGTDVFETGRAILRRAFDRGVTHFDLANNYGPPYGSAEENFGRVLATDFAAHRDELIISTKAGWDMWPGPYGDIGSSKKYLIASCDQSLKRMGLDYVDIFYSHRVDPTTPLEETMGALVQLHRQGKALYVGISSYEPGLARQAAAILAEERVPLFIHQPSYSILNRWIERELLDTLEALGTGCIAFSPLAQGMLTNKYLQGVPEGARASRGGSLSQGMLTEQNLSAIRSLDAIARARGQTLAQMAIAWVLRDPRVTSALIGARTVEQLDDALDAVKRLDFAGEELSAIDAAAKDGGINIWSGSSDITAMPAAQGVPA, from the coding sequence ATGCCGTTCCCCGCCCCCTATGCCGCTGACCCTGCTCGTTATGATGCCGGCATGCCCTATCGCCGCACCGGCCGCAGCGGGCTGAAATTACCCGCGATCAGCCTGGGGCTGTGGCAGAATTTTGGCGGCACCGACGTCTTCGAAACCGGGCGCGCGATCCTGCGCCGCGCCTTCGATCGCGGCGTCACCCATTTCGATCTCGCGAACAATTACGGCCCGCCTTACGGATCGGCCGAGGAGAATTTCGGTCGCGTGCTCGCGACCGACTTCGCCGCGCACCGCGACGAGCTGATCATCTCGACCAAGGCGGGGTGGGACATGTGGCCCGGCCCCTATGGCGATATCGGGTCGTCGAAGAAATACCTCATCGCCAGCTGCGACCAGAGCCTGAAGCGGATGGGGCTCGACTATGTCGACATCTTCTATTCGCACCGCGTCGATCCGACGACCCCGCTCGAGGAGACGATGGGCGCACTCGTCCAGCTGCACCGCCAGGGCAAGGCGCTGTATGTCGGCATTTCGTCGTACGAGCCCGGCCTCGCGCGCCAGGCCGCGGCGATCCTCGCCGAGGAGCGGGTGCCGTTGTTCATCCACCAGCCGAGCTATTCGATCCTCAACCGCTGGATCGAACGCGAACTGCTCGACACGCTCGAGGCGCTGGGCACCGGCTGCATCGCCTTCTCGCCGCTCGCGCAGGGGATGCTCACCAACAAATATCTGCAGGGCGTGCCCGAGGGCGCACGCGCCAGCCGCGGCGGATCGCTGTCGCAGGGGATGCTGACCGAGCAGAATCTGTCGGCGATCCGCAGCCTCGACGCGATCGCCAGGGCACGCGGCCAGACGCTCGCGCAGATGGCGATCGCCTGGGTGCTGCGCGATCCGCGGGTGACCTCGGCGCTGATCGGCGCGCGTACGGTCGAACAGCTCGACGACGCGCTCGACGCGGTCAAGCGGCTCGACTTCGCGGGCGAAGAGCTGAGCGCGATCGATGCCGCGGCCAAGGATGGCGGGATCAACATCTGGTCCGGTTCGTCGGACATCACCGCGATGCCCGCCGCACAGGGCGTCCCCGCCTGA
- a CDS encoding glycoside hydrolase family 9 protein, with translation MMKACWTVRALALAACATAAIAQPLAAQDRTAPLQLGEGEIYRAPGVDWLVFSNWYDGLFADAKISGVELIQQGERIATNGDVRLSSTPGQWDAIGRLVERRVDAKTGVIEAELEYPDHDFRYLIRSEPKAGGLQVTVSLPQALPAALAGRAGFNLEFQPSAYYHEAFLVDGKPGGFPLYPASEMTLTPERNAASGRADGPGAEPVAMAMGKRFVLAPSNPGRRVSVTSDVPVSLYDGRNQAQNGWFVLRSLLPAGKTGTVMTWTLDANSVPGWLRAPVIGHSQLGYAPGETKIATVERDANDRSAGAVRLLRVGEDGHETVALQGAGKPWGDYLRYRYTKFDFSSVRTPGVYVLETGKTRTAPFRIADDLYASAWHPTLDVYFPVAMDHMFVNEAYRVWHGDPHRDDALQAPVNHEHIDLYRQGPTTDTKFKPGEHIPGLNVGGWLDAGDFDIRTQTQYAVIRQMVQSWEDFRPTRDTTSIDQERRHVEIHVPDGKPDLLQQIRHGSLQLIAQFDAVGHAIHGIVEPDVAQYTHLGDAVTKTDGLIHDWRLKPGEVKNGRSGTPDDRWAFTSKSSALNYGSIAALAATARALKGFDDDLAARSLETAERIFAKEQAQAPDTFSHGNTTGGPLESERFAAAVELLQATRKPVYAEAVAREWPAIAPNFARDADVAVRALPFMPASYRAGVEQAVRGWAKQSEVIAAANPYGVPITTGGWAGNGAVLDYGNTTFLLHRAFPEIVKADAVFRALAYLHGNHPGSDISFVSGVGTRSKEVAYGNNRADMSFIAGGVVPGVLIVKPDLPENKEDWPYFWGQNEYVVNTGAAYLQLVHAAHALTQQGAKPAG, from the coding sequence ATGATGAAAGCATGCTGGACCGTACGGGCACTCGCGCTCGCCGCCTGCGCAACCGCTGCGATCGCGCAGCCGCTGGCGGCGCAGGACCGCACCGCGCCGTTGCAATTGGGCGAGGGCGAAATCTATCGCGCGCCCGGCGTCGACTGGCTGGTGTTCAGCAACTGGTATGACGGGCTGTTCGCCGATGCCAAGATCAGCGGCGTCGAGCTGATCCAGCAGGGCGAGCGGATCGCCACCAATGGCGATGTCCGGCTGTCCTCGACCCCCGGCCAATGGGACGCGATCGGGCGGCTGGTCGAACGGCGCGTCGATGCCAAGACCGGGGTGATCGAGGCCGAGCTCGAATATCCCGACCATGATTTTCGCTACCTGATCCGCTCCGAGCCCAAGGCCGGCGGATTGCAGGTGACGGTCAGCCTGCCGCAGGCGCTGCCCGCGGCGCTGGCGGGCCGCGCGGGGTTCAACCTCGAATTCCAGCCTTCGGCCTATTACCACGAGGCGTTCCTCGTCGACGGCAAGCCCGGTGGCTTTCCGCTCTATCCGGCGAGCGAGATGACGCTCACCCCCGAGCGCAACGCCGCGAGCGGGCGTGCCGACGGCCCCGGCGCCGAGCCGGTGGCGATGGCGATGGGCAAGCGCTTCGTGCTGGCCCCCTCAAACCCCGGTCGCCGCGTCAGCGTGACCTCGGACGTGCCGGTTTCGCTGTATGACGGGCGCAACCAGGCGCAGAATGGCTGGTTCGTGCTGCGCTCGCTGCTGCCCGCGGGCAAGACCGGCACGGTGATGACCTGGACGCTCGACGCCAACAGCGTGCCCGGCTGGCTGCGCGCGCCGGTGATCGGCCATTCGCAATTGGGCTATGCCCCCGGCGAGACCAAGATCGCTACGGTCGAGCGCGACGCGAACGATCGCAGCGCCGGCGCGGTGCGCTTGCTGCGCGTTGGCGAGGATGGCCACGAGACCGTCGCGCTGCAGGGCGCCGGCAAGCCCTGGGGCGACTATCTTCGCTATCGCTACACCAAGTTCGATTTCAGCAGCGTCCGCACGCCGGGCGTCTATGTCCTCGAAACCGGCAAGACGCGCACCGCGCCGTTCCGCATCGCCGACGACCTGTATGCCAGCGCCTGGCATCCGACGCTCGACGTCTATTTCCCCGTCGCGATGGACCATATGTTCGTCAACGAAGCCTATCGCGTCTGGCACGGCGACCCGCATCGCGACGATGCGCTGCAGGCGCCCGTCAATCACGAGCATATCGACCTGTATCGCCAGGGGCCGACCACCGACACCAAGTTCAAGCCCGGCGAGCATATCCCCGGGCTAAACGTCGGCGGCTGGCTCGACGCCGGCGATTTCGACATCCGCACCCAGACGCAATATGCCGTCATCCGGCAGATGGTGCAGAGCTGGGAGGATTTCCGCCCGACGCGCGACACCACTTCGATCGACCAGGAACGCCGCCACGTCGAAATCCATGTGCCCGACGGCAAGCCCGATCTGCTCCAGCAGATCCGCCACGGCTCGCTCCAGCTGATCGCGCAGTTCGACGCGGTGGGGCATGCGATCCACGGCATCGTCGAGCCCGATGTCGCGCAATATACCCATCTGGGAGACGCGGTGACCAAGACCGACGGGCTGATCCATGACTGGCGGCTGAAGCCCGGCGAGGTGAAGAACGGCCGCAGCGGCACCCCCGATGATCGCTGGGCGTTCACCAGCAAATCATCGGCGCTGAACTATGGGTCGATCGCGGCGCTCGCGGCGACGGCGCGCGCGCTCAAGGGCTTCGACGACGATCTCGCCGCACGCAGCCTCGAAACCGCAGAGCGGATATTCGCCAAGGAACAGGCGCAGGCGCCCGATACCTTCAGCCACGGCAACACCACCGGCGGGCCGCTCGAATCCGAACGTTTTGCTGCCGCGGTCGAGCTGCTGCAGGCGACGCGCAAGCCCGTCTATGCCGAGGCGGTGGCGCGCGAATGGCCGGCGATCGCGCCCAATTTCGCGCGCGACGCCGATGTCGCGGTGCGCGCGCTGCCGTTCATGCCCGCAAGCTATCGCGCGGGCGTCGAGCAGGCGGTGCGCGGCTGGGCGAAGCAAAGCGAGGTGATCGCCGCCGCCAACCCCTATGGCGTGCCGATCACCACCGGCGGCTGGGCGGGCAATGGCGCGGTGCTCGATTACGGCAACACCACCTTCCTGCTCCACCGCGCCTTCCCCGAAATCGTCAAGGCCGACGCGGTGTTCCGCGCGCTCGCCTATCTGCACGGCAACCATCCCGGATCGGACATCTCGTTCGTATCGGGAGTGGGCACGCGATCGAAGGAAGTCGCTTATGGCAACAACCGCGCCGATATGAGCTTCATCGCCGGCGGCGTGGTGCCGGGCGTGTTGATCGTGAAGCCCGACTTGCCCGAAAACAAAGAAGACTGGCCCTATTTCTGGGGGCAGAACGAATATGTCGTGAACACCGGTGCTGCCTATCTGCAGCTGGTGCATGCGGCGCATGCGCTGACGCAGCAAGGAGCAAAGCCCGCGGGGTGA